In Stieleria varia, one genomic interval encodes:
- a CDS encoding ABC transporter permease, with protein sequence MSEVASRESNSSQWWRLLGKLQLGPLIALAVIVAFFYIADGYWGSGNFLSDYSIRMNLNAAALIAVPAMGMTMIIIAGGIDLSAGTALTLCGTILAVGLKTGPDAADGTMYLFGLLALVIAAGCACGAANGLLITGTNVVPFIVTLGTMTIFLGIGQIISSESTVYAPTEKLPQWLRYLCYTGSVGSRYLMNGIMIPTSVLISIALALLVSGMLNLTVFGRNTLAVGSNESTARLCGINVPATKLLVYSLAGVFTAIGGVLYFANIKNGNPTDGSGKELEIIAAVVLGGGSLSGGRGSVLGTILGALIITTIRSGCTQLSIPNTYSQIVIGAIIIIAVIVDQLRHGSPEWLFRMIRR encoded by the coding sequence GTGAGTGAAGTAGCGAGTCGGGAATCGAATTCGTCTCAATGGTGGCGTTTGCTAGGCAAGCTGCAGCTCGGTCCGTTGATCGCATTGGCCGTCATCGTCGCGTTCTTTTACATTGCCGATGGCTACTGGGGCAGCGGTAATTTTCTTTCCGACTACAGCATTCGAATGAATCTGAACGCCGCCGCCCTGATCGCTGTTCCCGCGATGGGAATGACGATGATCATCATCGCCGGCGGGATCGATCTTTCCGCGGGAACGGCGCTGACACTCTGTGGCACGATCCTGGCGGTGGGGCTCAAAACAGGCCCTGATGCCGCCGATGGAACGATGTACCTTTTCGGCTTGCTGGCCCTTGTCATCGCAGCGGGATGCGCGTGCGGCGCGGCCAACGGACTGCTGATCACCGGGACCAATGTGGTGCCCTTTATCGTGACGCTGGGAACGATGACCATTTTTTTGGGAATCGGACAAATCATTTCATCCGAGTCGACGGTCTACGCGCCCACGGAGAAATTACCTCAGTGGCTGCGATATCTGTGCTACACAGGCAGCGTTGGGTCTCGTTATTTGATGAATGGAATCATGATCCCCACGAGCGTCTTGATCTCCATTGCGCTGGCTCTGCTGGTCAGCGGCATGTTGAACCTGACGGTGTTCGGCCGCAACACCTTGGCGGTCGGCTCCAATGAATCGACCGCGCGTTTGTGTGGGATCAATGTTCCGGCCACGAAACTGCTGGTCTACAGCTTGGCGGGCGTGTTCACGGCGATCGGCGGCGTGCTCTATTTTGCAAACATCAAGAATGGCAACCCGACCGATGGCAGCGGCAAGGAACTGGAGATCATCGCGGCTGTGGTGCTCGGCGGCGGCAGCCTGAGTGGCGGCCGCGGTTCCGTCCTGGGAACGATTTTGGGTGCCCTGATCATCACCACGATTCGCAGCGGATGCACACAACTGTCCATTCCGAACACCTACTCACAAATTGTGATCGGCGCCATTATCATCATCGCGGTGATTGTCGATCAGCTTCGGCATGGTTCTCCGGAGTGGCTGTTCCGAATGATTCGGCGATAA
- a CDS encoding sugar ABC transporter ATP-binding protein — MLGSAIPTAKSEARSTPEPPLMSVTDLRKRFGPTHALRGVTLSAYSGRVLALIGENGAGKSTLLKTISGAHQADSGQMQIEGHLYAPSGPHAARHSGVAMIYQELNLAPDLSIEDNILLGQKGTGGGLLIRSRQRDIVRRALDQVGLRHLSPSDNTGQQSLASRQLIEVARALASDAKLILLDEPTSSLPKADVARLFEIVRRLKQQGLAIIYISHFLEEVREIADDYAVLRDGESVGSGRLDKIDDSQIVSLMVGRDVDDLFPNVPHTPGSERVRLTNLSGAPYPQQVSVTLRRGEIFGVAGLVGAGRTELLRTIFGLDYLREGKVHVDGKSIPHRVRARMRAGFGLLSEDRKGEGLAQDLSITENITLGNTRRYAKAGIINLSARRTDSQRWAWKVEVKSHSVDQSVSELSGGNQQKVALARILQQDAEVLLLDEPTKGIDVGTKAEIYRMMGELAAEGKTIVFVSSYLPELLAVCDRIAVMARGSMVEVRNADDWTQEEVMAAATETQT; from the coding sequence ATGCTTGGTTCTGCCATCCCAACTGCCAAGTCCGAAGCCCGATCGACGCCCGAGCCTCCGTTGATGAGTGTGACGGATCTGCGAAAGCGGTTCGGTCCCACGCACGCGCTTCGCGGCGTCACGCTGTCCGCGTACTCCGGCCGTGTGCTTGCCCTGATCGGCGAAAACGGTGCGGGCAAGAGTACGTTGTTGAAAACCATCAGTGGTGCCCATCAAGCTGATTCGGGACAGATGCAGATCGAGGGCCACCTGTATGCGCCCAGTGGTCCTCATGCGGCTCGGCACTCTGGTGTGGCGATGATCTACCAGGAGTTGAATCTCGCGCCGGACCTGTCGATCGAGGACAACATTTTGCTCGGACAAAAGGGGACCGGCGGCGGCCTTCTGATTCGTTCTCGTCAACGCGACATAGTGCGTCGAGCACTTGATCAAGTCGGCCTGCGGCACTTGTCACCCTCTGACAACACCGGCCAGCAGTCCTTGGCATCTCGTCAGTTGATCGAAGTCGCCCGCGCGTTGGCCTCCGACGCCAAGTTGATCTTGCTGGACGAGCCGACCAGCTCCCTGCCCAAAGCCGACGTGGCTCGTTTGTTCGAAATCGTCCGCCGTCTCAAGCAACAGGGATTGGCGATCATCTACATCAGTCATTTCCTAGAGGAAGTTCGAGAGATCGCAGACGACTACGCGGTGCTGCGAGATGGCGAAAGTGTTGGCAGTGGACGACTGGACAAGATCGATGACAGTCAAATCGTTTCCTTGATGGTCGGACGCGACGTCGACGATCTTTTTCCCAACGTGCCACACACACCAGGAAGCGAGCGAGTTCGCTTGACCAACTTGTCAGGGGCACCTTATCCACAGCAGGTCAGTGTCACGCTGCGTCGAGGCGAGATCTTTGGAGTCGCCGGACTCGTCGGCGCCGGCAGAACGGAACTGTTGCGGACCATCTTTGGCTTGGACTATCTCCGCGAGGGCAAGGTGCATGTGGATGGCAAGTCCATTCCGCACCGGGTCCGCGCCCGAATGCGCGCCGGGTTCGGTTTGTTGAGCGAAGATCGTAAAGGCGAAGGACTGGCGCAAGACTTGTCCATCACCGAAAACATCACGCTGGGCAACACCAGGCGATATGCCAAAGCCGGAATCATCAACTTGTCCGCTCGACGAACAGATTCGCAACGTTGGGCATGGAAAGTCGAAGTCAAATCGCATAGCGTTGATCAATCGGTCAGCGAACTTTCCGGCGGCAATCAACAGAAGGTCGCGCTGGCGAGGATCTTGCAGCAAGACGCGGAGGTCTTACTGCTGGACGAACCGACAAAGGGCATCGACGTGGGCACCAAGGCCGAGATCTATCGCATGATGGGCGAATTGGCAGCCGAAGGGAAAACGATCGTGTTCGTCAGTTCGTATCTGCCCGAATTACTCGCCGTCTGCGATCGCATCGCGGTGATGGCACGCGGATCGATGGTGGAGGTGCGAAATGCCGATGACTGGACACAGGAAGAAGTGATGGCGGCAGCCACGGAGACACAGACGTGA
- a CDS encoding substrate-binding domain-containing protein yields MKKKLFGLLSCFLLVSSVALLGCGRSSDSADSSPSGQGESGGKLRIAVIPKGTSHEFWKSVHFGAQKAAEELGNVEIEWRGPLVESDTGSQIEVVKNMITKQVDGIVLAPNQKGGLVDAVQEAIDESIPVVIFDSGLDEGPEIVSYVATDNFKGGQMAADAMAEAIGEKGNVILLRYIAGSESTEQREKGFLDGLKNYPDITVVESEQRGGDNATMSKEKVDQLLQIHGESLAGIFAVCEPNANGTLEALRNAGLNGKVKFIAFDPSDALIAALDDGSCSGIVVQDPVEMGYRSVMTLVGSINGKAAEPFISTGEYLITKENMNEEKEKSLLHPEIVE; encoded by the coding sequence ATGAAGAAAAAACTTTTCGGCCTGCTCAGTTGTTTCCTTCTCGTTTCTTCTGTCGCCCTGCTCGGCTGCGGTCGCTCCAGCGATTCTGCTGATTCATCGCCCTCGGGACAGGGAGAATCGGGCGGAAAGCTGAGAATCGCCGTCATCCCCAAAGGCACCAGCCACGAATTTTGGAAATCCGTCCACTTTGGAGCCCAGAAAGCCGCCGAGGAACTTGGAAACGTTGAGATCGAGTGGCGTGGCCCCTTGGTCGAGAGCGATACCGGCAGCCAAATCGAGGTGGTCAAGAACATGATCACCAAGCAAGTCGATGGCATTGTTTTGGCACCCAACCAAAAGGGCGGCTTGGTCGATGCGGTCCAAGAAGCCATCGACGAGTCCATCCCGGTGGTCATCTTTGACAGTGGACTCGATGAAGGACCCGAGATCGTCAGCTATGTCGCCACCGATAATTTCAAAGGCGGCCAGATGGCGGCCGACGCGATGGCCGAGGCCATCGGTGAAAAAGGCAACGTCATCTTGCTGCGTTACATCGCCGGCAGCGAAAGCACCGAACAGCGAGAAAAGGGATTCTTGGACGGCCTGAAAAACTATCCCGACATCACGGTCGTTGAGAGCGAGCAACGCGGCGGCGACAACGCGACGATGTCAAAAGAAAAGGTCGACCAGTTGCTGCAAATCCACGGCGAGTCGCTTGCAGGCATCTTCGCCGTCTGCGAACCCAATGCCAATGGAACTCTGGAAGCGCTCCGCAACGCAGGACTCAACGGCAAAGTCAAGTTCATCGCGTTCGATCCCAGCGACGCTTTGATCGCCGCGTTGGACGATGGTTCGTGCAGTGGCATCGTCGTGCAAGACCCGGTCGAGATGGGCTATCGATCGGTGATGACGCTGGTGGGCTCCATCAATGGCAAGGCTGCCGAACCGTTCATTTCTACCGGCGAATACTTGATCACCAAAGAGAACATGAACGAGGAAAAAGAAAAATCGCTGCTTCATCCAGAGATTGTGGAGTAG
- a CDS encoding leucine-rich repeat domain-containing protein: MSFRIAATPIDSARRPAKTAPRWLPCVLVAPSVRTLLVACFVMTLCCSAAYADDKTPADEKPADKPAAQASEKAAEKPAEKKDDAKKQDEPKKDEPKKDEPKKEAPKKDEPKKPDPKKDAEKKPDAKKDMKKDEPEKKDPPKKPEPPIFPDKALEAAVRHEVFEKRYNDQPITKDDVINISRVVGVGKQIKNLDGLQHCKALMLIDLGNNEISDLKPIAELTRLQSVSLGKNKIADLKPLEGLTAMQLLDLSDNEVADLTPLKKMSNLRTLYLANNKLKKLDPIADLVKIWSLDASGNEITDLAPVSKLKWLTTLNVRGNQITSLDPIKGLADLNLLMISRNKLANVDALVEMCRTDSEGDRRFAPYLRLYWGENPMDEKVKAEQAKTLESFGVDVFDQ, encoded by the coding sequence ATGTCCTTCCGAATCGCTGCCACACCCATCGACTCCGCTCGCCGGCCCGCCAAAACCGCGCCCCGATGGCTGCCATGTGTTTTGGTTGCCCCATCCGTACGCACCCTGCTCGTCGCCTGCTTTGTCATGACGCTGTGCTGCAGCGCCGCGTACGCGGATGACAAGACGCCTGCCGACGAGAAACCTGCCGACAAACCCGCTGCCCAAGCCTCTGAAAAAGCGGCAGAGAAACCCGCGGAAAAGAAAGACGACGCCAAGAAACAGGACGAACCAAAGAAGGACGAGCCGAAAAAAGACGAGCCCAAAAAGGAGGCCCCCAAAAAAGACGAGCCCAAAAAGCCCGATCCAAAGAAAGACGCCGAAAAGAAGCCGGACGCCAAGAAGGACATGAAGAAGGACGAGCCGGAGAAGAAGGACCCGCCCAAGAAACCCGAGCCGCCGATCTTTCCCGACAAGGCACTCGAAGCCGCTGTGCGTCACGAAGTCTTTGAAAAACGATACAACGACCAACCGATCACCAAAGACGACGTGATCAACATCTCACGCGTCGTCGGTGTCGGCAAACAAATCAAAAACCTGGATGGGCTGCAGCACTGCAAAGCGTTGATGTTGATCGATCTGGGCAATAACGAGATCAGCGACCTGAAGCCGATCGCCGAGCTGACGCGTTTGCAATCGGTCAGCTTGGGCAAGAACAAGATCGCCGACCTCAAGCCATTGGAGGGCCTGACCGCGATGCAACTGCTGGACTTGTCGGACAACGAAGTCGCTGATTTGACTCCGCTGAAAAAGATGTCCAATCTGCGGACGCTTTATTTGGCGAACAACAAACTGAAAAAACTCGATCCGATCGCGGACTTGGTCAAGATCTGGTCGCTGGATGCCTCGGGCAACGAGATCACCGACTTGGCTCCCGTTAGCAAACTGAAGTGGTTGACGACGTTGAATGTTCGCGGCAATCAAATCACTTCGTTGGATCCGATCAAAGGCCTGGCGGATTTGAATCTGTTGATGATCAGCCGAAACAAACTCGCCAACGTCGACGCTTTGGTCGAAATGTGCCGAACGGATTCCGAAGGCGACCGTCGCTTTGCTCCCTACCTGCGTCTGTACTGGGGCGAAAACCCGATGGACGAAAAGGTCAAAGCCGAGCAAGCCAAGACGCTCGAATCGTTTGGCGTCGACGTGTTCGATCAGTGA